The following are encoded together in the Octopus sinensis linkage group LG15, ASM634580v1, whole genome shotgun sequence genome:
- the LOC115219935 gene encoding orexin receptor type 2-like: MPYPESTRDISENQNPVFKHSANFKKMDKNYTVIKCSSLQEVNDETVKVHFPAIVLLVFEMVLGAIGNCIAAYIYHYKFEVSSTQIFIVALSMYDFLASTICIPMEIVLLHRLYTFEYDTTCRLIRSFVALTIISSALIVIIISIDRYILICRPLNQKISIKNSKRIIAVLASLSFLFCIPVSFVYRKHYREVKQCGRIGTVCSLSEKSIFPLIYYTTVLVFCALSFIILMVIYLLIGIRIWKIYRAKQLKNAICNSVANENSVKSIEDTRWPSLKHLTSVKLFTSGTSGMRIRKHSMHPFRTTLLLFVLTLIWTMSYVPHFIGTFRRMFTKNFNDSTTHKQQLTYHLLTYSYYIICAANPYIYGLFCQHFRSELMFILRKMFVCCKK, translated from the coding sequence AAAGTACAAGAGATATCTCTGAAAACCAAAATCCTGTCTTCAAACATTCCGCTAATTTCaagaaaatggacaaaaattatACAGTCATCAAGTGTTCCAGTTTACAGGAAGTAAATGATGAAACGGTTAAAGTCCATTTCCCTGCAATAGTGCTTCTCGTATTCGAAATGGTTCTTGGAGCAATTGGAAATTGCATAGCAGCATACATATACCATTATAAATTTGAGGTTTCGTCCACACAGATTTTCATTGTTGCACTTTCAATGTATGATTTTCTAGCCAGCACAATATGTATACCTATGGAAATTGTATTGCTACATCGGTTATACACTTTTGAATATGATACTACATGCCGCTTGATACGTTCCTTTGTTGCTTTAACAATAATCAGTTCAGCCTTGATTGTAATCATAATTTCAATCGAtagatatattcttatatgtcGACCTCTCAATCAAAAAATTTCCATTAAGAATTCAAAGAGAATTATTGCAGTTTTAGCATCCTTATCTTTTCTGTTTTGTATACCAGTATCTTTTGTGTACCGTAAACACTATAGAGAGGTCAAACAGTGTGGAAGAATTGGCACCGTATGTTCACTTTCAGAAAAATCAATCTTTCCTTTAATCTATTATACCACCGTGCTGGTTTTCTGTGCCTTGTCATTTATTATTCTCATGGTAATATACTTATTAATTGGAATACGTATTTGGAAAATTTACAGAGCAAAGCAATTAAAAAATGCTATTTGTAATAGTGTTGCAAATGAGAACAGTGTAAAGTCAATTGAAGATACTCGTTGGCCTTCTTTGAAACACTTGACTTCTGTGAAACTCTTTACTTCTGGTACTTCTGGTATGCGTATCAGAAAACATTCAATGCACCCGTTTAGAACCACTTTACTTTTGTTCGTCCTCACTTTGATCTGGACAATGAGTTATGTACCACATTTCATAGGAACATTCCGGAGGATGTTCACTAAAAATTTTAACGACTCTACAACTCACAAACAACAATTAACCTACCATTTGTTAACGTATTCTTATTACATTATCTGTGCTGCTAATCCGTATATTTATGGACTTTTCTGTCAACACTTTCGTTCTGAATTAATGTTTATACTTCGCAAAATGTTCGTgtgttgtaaaaaataa